From Primulina tabacum isolate GXHZ01 chromosome 2, ASM2559414v2, whole genome shotgun sequence, one genomic window encodes:
- the LOC142537630 gene encoding uncharacterized protein LOC142537630: MAIATIVAATLKGFVNPLANAIQPPQEPIPRGIKYHYESLRRNRVPTFDGNPDPEVSYNRLKNVETQLHLLEIPEELRVEVVTPFLEDRVRKWWATVSPFLAEVEKITWPIFKREFLKQYYPAEFCLQKLNEFENFKQTPDMTVMEYSSRFNDLGTYVPTIMSDGTLKMHRFKKGLNSRNQSALALFKPNNFTNLMGAVMSAETDIKRREEENKNKRPMVNQSTQNGPKFKKPNYSGGPFKGSAGNTGNKEGKWCGTCKQYHIGECYRKTGACLKCGQVGHRIKECPEDKEKGAGPRKQNENKTNARMYAITQEEADNTNEVVAGTILLNDIPAYTLFDCGATHSFVSRRFSNKLKLEHDTLSEPL; this comes from the coding sequence atggcaatagctactATTGTAGCTGCGACATTAAAAGGGTTTGTGAACCCATTGGCCAATGCCATCCAACCACCACAAGAACCAATACCGCGTGGGATTAAATACCATTATGAATCTCTGAGAAGaaatcgagttccaactttcGATGGGAACCCAGACCCGGAAGTCAGCTACAACCGGCTAAAAAATGTCGAAACACAATTGCATTTACTGGAAATACCTGAAGAATTGAGAGTggaggttgtaacaccgtttCTAGAGGACAGAGTACGAAAGTGGTGGGCGACTGTGTCACCATTTCTAGCTGAAGTGGAAAAAATCACATGGCCGATTTTTAAGAGAGAGTTTTTGAAACAATACTACCCAGCCGAATTTTGTCTACAGAAGTTGAACGAGTTTGAAAACTTCAAGCAGACCCCAGACATGACAGTAATGGAGTACAGTTCAAGGTTCAACGATCTGGGAACCTATGTACCAACAATCATGTCTGATGGAACGTTGAAAATGCATCGCTTTAAGAAGGGACTGAACAGCCGGAACCAATCAGCTTTGGCATTGTTCAAGCCAAACAATTTCACGAATTTGATGGGCGCGGTAATGAGCGCAGAAACGGATATCAAACGCCGCgaggaagaaaacaagaacaaaagaccgATGGTCAATCAATCTACTCAGAATGGTCCCAAGTTTAAGAAGCCAAATTATTCAGGTGGACCTTTCAAAGGAAGCGCTGGCAATACTGGCAATAAGGAAGGGAAGTGGTGCGGCACCTGTAAACAGTATCATATCGGAGAATGCTATCGGAAGACAGGCGCATGTCTCAAGTGTGGACAGGTGGGTCATCGAATTAAGGAATGTCCGGAAGACAAAGAAAAAGGGGCAGGACCCAGAAAGCAGAATGAAAACAAGACCAATGCTCGGATGTATGCAATCACCCAGGAAGAAGCTGATAACACCAACGAGGTGGTGGCAGGTACTATTCTACTCAATGACATACCCGCATAtactttgtttgattgtggtgctacacactcatttgtgtctagaagatttTCTAACAAGCTTAAACTTGAGCATGATACTCTTAGTGAACCGTTATGA